Below is a genomic region from Flavobacterium ginsengisoli.
AAATGAAAAAACTAGTATTATTTTTAACAATCATGTTTATGACTATGTCTTACGGCCAAGAAATCAAACAAGTACCTCTAATTAATGTTAATGGAGAAGGAAAAGTAAAAGTAGCACCTGATCAAGTTTGTATTTCAGCTTCTGTTGAAACAAAAGGGAATAATGCTAAAGACGTTAAAAAACAAAACGACGAAAAGATGGACGCTGTTTTAAAATTCATCAAAAAAATGAATATTCCAACAGCAGATTTCAAAACAAAACAAGTAGCTCTTAATCCGCAGTACGATTATGAGAAAAAGAAAACTTCTTACAATGCTGTACAAACTGTAGAAATTGTAGTGAAAGATTTAGCTAAATACGACGAGTTAATGGAAGGTTTGGTTCAGCAAGGAATCAATAGAATTGACAGAGTTTCTTTCGAATCATCTAAATTAACGCAATATGAGTCTGAAGCTAGAAAATTAGCTATGAAAGATGCTAAAACTAAAGCAGAAGAGTATGTGTCTGTTTTAGGGCAAAAAGTGGGTAAAGCTTTTACAATTTCTGATAATTCTCAAGTTTACCGTCCACAACCAGTGTACGCCGCTATGAGAATGAAAGAAGCAGATTCAATGGGAGCTTCAAATGAAACTTTAGCAATTGGCGAAATCGAAATTACAGCAAATGTTAGCGTAAGTTTTGTATTAGACTAAATTTTTCTAAAATTCCAATATTAAAAAATCCAAATTCCAATTAAAACTGGAGTTTGGATTTTTTTGTTTTATTTTTTTCTAAAGAATTCACACAAAGCTTACTTTCCTAATGAGAATTATAATTTGGAATTTTGAGATGGCAATTTCATAATCTAAAGAACTTTTATTGGAAGAGTAAATTTGAATGTACTTCCTTTACCAAGTTCACTTTCTACCCAAATTTTTCCTTGATGTATATTTACAAATTCTTTACAGAGTAACAATCCGAGTCCGCTTCCTAGTTCATTTTCTGTTCCTTTTTGCAGTACTTTTCCATTGATTTTAAAAAGCTTTTCTTTTATACTGTCAGGAACTCCAATTCCATTATCCGTAATCGAAATTTCTACTTTTTGATTTGTCTTGATAAGCTTCACTTTTATCTCGCCGTTTTTGTCAGTAAATTTAATCGCATTGCTAAGTAAATTTCTCAAAATAGTGCTAATCATATTTTTATCAAATTCTGCCTCAACAAGATAAG
It encodes:
- a CDS encoding sensor histidine kinase codes for the protein MISTILRNLLSNAIKFTDKNGEIKVKLIKTNQKVEISITDNGIGVPDSIKEKLFKINGKVLQKGTENELGSGLGLLLCKEFVNIHQGKIWVESELGKGSTFKFTLPIKVL
- a CDS encoding SIMPL domain-containing protein; protein product: MKKLVLFLTIMFMTMSYGQEIKQVPLINVNGEGKVKVAPDQVCISASVETKGNNAKDVKKQNDEKMDAVLKFIKKMNIPTADFKTKQVALNPQYDYEKKKTSYNAVQTVEIVVKDLAKYDELMEGLVQQGINRIDRVSFESSKLTQYESEARKLAMKDAKTKAEEYVSVLGQKVGKAFTISDNSQVYRPQPVYAAMRMKEADSMGASNETLAIGEIEITANVSVSFVLD